CAAGGCCCGAGGTCTCGATCAGGATGTGCTCGGGCGGGTTCGGCCGGTTGAGCAGGGTGTTGAGGGCCGGGACGAAATCGTCCGCCACCGTGCAGCACAGGCAGCCGTTGGGGAGTTCGACGATGTCCTCCTGGGTGCAGCCCTCGATGCCGCAGCCTTCGATGAAGGAGCCGTCGAAGCCGAGATCGCCGAATTCGTTGACGAGGACCGCGAGGCGGCGTCCGCCCGCGTTCTCGAGGAGGTGGCGCACCAGGGTGGTTTTACCGGCTCCGAGGAATCCGGTGACGATGGTGCAGGGGATCTTTGCAAGATCGCTCATGAGTCGAGCCTTTCGGCGGCTCTCTTTTTAAGCCGCGTTGTTCGTCTTAGATGGGGGAATACGGGCGACGACGCCCTTGCGGAAAGCTTCCGGACGCTCGCGCCAGGGCACGAGGCCGTCGGACGTGGCCGCATAGCGGCGCAATCCGTCGAGGATCGTCTCGACCGAAATCTCCGGGTTCAGGTCGCCGTAGATATAGGTCCAGCGTCCTGGACCGGAGACCGCGATGGTGCAGGGCCGCTTGCACACGGACAGGCACTCGACCGGCTCCACGCGCACCTTCGGTGCGTCGGGATGGGCGAGTGCCTCCATAAGCGCCCGGTGGAGGATCGCACCGGGCCGCAGCGCCTTGTCGTCCGGGCCACCCGCCTGACGGCAGGTGACGCAGACATGGAGGCAGATCTCCTCAGGAGGTGAGGTCATGAGCTAAGCGGCCTTGCCGTCGCTGCCGACCGAAGCCACCTGCGAGAGAAAACCTGATCTCGACCGGTCTTCCTGCCGCGTCCAGTACCAGCCGAGGGCAAGTCCGAGGGTCGCCCAGAAAGCGAACGCAACAGCGAGCGAGCGCGCCGCGAATTGCGCGGCCAGGATTGCCGGTACGTCACTCGCGGCAGCCTCCACATGAGGCGCTCCGATCAGGTGCGGCAGCACGATGGCGATGAGCCCGATGCCGATCGCCGCATGATGGCGCACATGCGTGATCAGATACAGGCCGAGGCCCGTTCCGAGCGCGGTGCAGACCCACCAGATCTGCCTCTCGGCGAGCTGCGCCCCGCCCATGCCCGGAAGCTCCGGGGGCAAGCCGACAGCGGGCGCGAGACTGGCGGCGAGAAAGCCGCCGATGGCCCACCGCAATGACGTCTGCAGGTCGAACCTTCGCCCCGCGGCAAGGATCAAGGCCGCGAGGATCGAGGCATAGCCGACGCCGCTGACCAGGGTGGCAAGCGCTGTGAATGCTATCCGGGGAAAGCCCTCGCCAGGTTCCCATGCACTCTCGTCTGCAGCATCCGCTGGGGCGTGAGAGCTATGGGCGAGGTGCAGAAGGCCACCCCATCCGGCGGCCTGTGCCTCCGGTGCCGAGGCCTTTTCGTACGTCTCGGCCTGGAGAATCAGGGGAGATGTCAGGAATGTTTGCAGGGTGGCGGCCACGCAGGCAGCCAGAAACCCAGCGACCAAAGCCGCTTTCAGAACCCTCAGGATCATGGAAACCCCCTGTCAGTGGCAGGGGAAATTGTGCGAGTGACGCCAGTCATGCGCCGCATTGTGGATCGTCTCGGGCGAGGCGAAGCCCGAAATGAACACAAGCGCGAGGCCGAAGGTTGCTGCGGTGAGAATGGCCACGAGCCGTTGAGACGGAGTGGCGGCGTAAGCTTGATTGGTGAGCGTCGACATGAATACCTCTTGGCCACCCCTCCGGCGGCATTTGGGTTGCACGATGACGGCAGGTCTCCTGGCTCGCGGGTCGATGCTTTGCGCTACCGCCTTCCCGGGCTTTCAGCCCAGTGGCATTTGGAGCGAAGGCTCGCCGCTTACAGTTGCGGGGGCAGCCGCGGTGTCTCACCGCATTCCCTTTTCACCCCGTTGCCGGGGCACCGTCCGTTACATGCTTACCGGGGCGAGGAGCATCTTTCAAGCCTTGGCCGTGAAATCGGTTAGTCTTGAAATCGCGT
This region of Microvirga mediterraneensis genomic DNA includes:
- a CDS encoding DUF1636 family protein, which encodes MTSPPEEICLHVCVTCRQAGGPDDKALRPGAILHRALMEALAHPDAPKVRVEPVECLSVCKRPCTIAVSGPGRWTYIYGDLNPEISVETILDGLRRYAATSDGLVPWRERPEAFRKGVVARIPPSKTNNAA
- a CDS encoding CbtA family protein, which encodes MILRVLKAALVAGFLAACVAATLQTFLTSPLILQAETYEKASAPEAQAAGWGGLLHLAHSSHAPADAADESAWEPGEGFPRIAFTALATLVSGVGYASILAALILAAGRRFDLQTSLRWAIGGFLAASLAPAVGLPPELPGMGGAQLAERQIWWVCTALGTGLGLYLITHVRHHAAIGIGLIAIVLPHLIGAPHVEAAASDVPAILAAQFAARSLAVAFAFWATLGLALGWYWTRQEDRSRSGFLSQVASVGSDGKAA
- a CDS encoding CbtB domain-containing protein, which codes for MSTLTNQAYAATPSQRLVAILTAATFGLALVFISGFASPETIHNAAHDWRHSHNFPCH